The genomic region ACTTATCGGATCTAAAAAAAATTTAATTTTCTGCATATTATCTACCTCGTATATTTTTTATCAATAATTGAAGTTCATGCAATCGATTCGCCTCTTTTTTAACCTGTTCTTTTCCTGCTTCGGTTATAATATAATTGACTTTTCCATCGACTCTTGAAGATTCAACAATCCATCCTTTGTCTGCCAGATTCTTTATGGCTCCATAGAGAGTCCCCATTCCCAAAACAACTCTTCCATCGGTTTTTTCTTCAATAAATAATTTAACTCCATAGCCATGCAGTTCCTTATATAAGGCTAATAAAACCAATAATGTCGTTTCAGTTAAAGCCCCGCTAGATATATTATCTCTCACACTTATTGCTTCCTTTCTTTATATCACTATGCGTAATATATCACTATCCGTAGTATTCGTCAATATTAATGAATATTTTACTTAACTTTTAGTTGATAAGTCATAAATCTTACATTGAGACAATAACATCACAGAAGAATTTTCTGGATCACCGCTAAGTAGCACAAATTATCAACCTAACGTTCGCTTAACCTGCATTGCCGCAAAGGTAATGGCAGGTTGAAGCGGGTGTTAGATGTCTTTTATTTATTTTTCTATGATGAATGATCTATAACACAGAAAAATTCTATATGAATCAAAGCGTACACACTTAACCCCAAAATGTGTCTTCTGCCGATTGTTGTTCGGCAAAAGTCCATACTTCTTGTATCTTGCCATTTTCTATTTTGAATAGATCAATTCCCGGATCATTGAGCTTATCAGCACCTTTCTCCGCTATGGAAACAACACTTGCAGCAACAACACACTCGTTGCTCGCAGCCCAATGGGTAATATCATCTGAGTACGGGCACAAAAAGGTTTAATGAACTCGAAAGATTAATGCCTACAACAACTCGAACTGTTTTAACAAGACAACTCCGTCAGCTTGAAAAAGATAAACTAATCGACCGCAAAGTCTTTGCCGAAGTCCCCCCTCATGTTGAATACTCTTTGAGTAAATTGGGAACTCAGTTTCAAAAAGTATTAGACGAGATTGAGATTTTTGGTTTGAATTATATCGCCGAATTAAATAAAATGTAAAAAGGAAAAAGTAGGTAGCATTCTTATCGATACATTATTTTTTATAGTGAAACCTGTTTATGGCATCATTTTCGATCTATAGAATGTTTGAAATATCAAATTCCCGTAGATAGGTCTTTTGGCAATTGTTCATAAGTGGTCTTGGTTGTCAACCTGATATGATTTTAAACTGTAATACGATTTGCCCGTGTTGTCATTTTTGAAAATTGTGTTATGTGTTTTTTCAATTACATTGAATCAGCTTTTTTCTGATGTTCTTCCATAATCGGATCCCAATAATCACGATATTCCTGTTCGTATTGTGTGTTTTTTGCAGAAATCCCATATACAATCAGTTTTGAAATTAGACGATATCTTAATTCAAAAAGACTTTGTGTTTCTTTCCAATAGCTAAAAAAAGATGTGCTGACTCCTTTAATTATGTTTAGCGGTAAATTATCATCCGAATAAGCGATTTTATATATTAAAGGCATTTTAACTACATCTGAATAATGCCAATGATGTCTATGTACAAAAGGCTTGTTTAAATATCGTTTACCGTTAATATAACATTGAGCCTCATCAATAGGCTTAATTTCCAAAATTTCTATTCCATCAATTGATTTCGGAATATACCAATGAATTTCTACCTGATGATGATTCAACACTTTCCATGTGCTTTGGTTGTCGTCATCGTCATAGTTTTGGAAAAACCAAGCTTTATCGGAGTCAACAACTTCTTTGTCCTTTAAATCCGGATCTCTTGATCTTGAATAGGTGTAGGTATACTTTGTATAAAAATTAAAGTGATTATCTTCTCTATAACCTTCACCGGAATATGTGTTCTTATCCGGAAGAGACCAGTTTCCGCATTTTAAATATTCTTTTAATTGATTTGCTGTTTTCGGTTTAATAAATTCAGGTTGAAAATGCGATAAGTAACCGCCGAACACCCAACCGTATTCAGCTTTATCGTCTTTCCATTCATAAGGCGGAATTAAAATTTCAACCCATGGGGCTGTAATTTCGTCGATTGTTTCTTCTTTCCCAACAGCAATAATTTTTACAGGTAATCTGTGCGGCAATCCGCAAAGACGATTTGATTTTAAAGACGGATAGCCTCTCACTTTTAATCCTTCTTTGGAATTAACATACATTGTATCAATTACTTTGCCATTTCCATAAAAATTATTTTTGTCCGCAAAAACCGATGTAATTATTAAAATCGATACTAATAAAGTTAAACAAAAATTTTTCATATTTTTTTCTCCAACATTACACCGCGTAATGTACACATAACATTCGCTTGACCTGTATTTGCCGCAGAGGAAATGTTGGGTTGAAGCAGGTGTTAGACCAAATTTCTACATATAGGGATTAAACTCTCCAAAGTTTTCAACAAACTCAATTATTGTATTTATTATTTCAATGTCTTTATATTTTCTAATGAAACATACTTCCGTTTTATCATAGTAGATTAAGATCATAGAAGCAAAATATCTAATCATTTCGGTATACTTGGTATTACTAATTATACTTTTCAATATGGCTGATTTATTCTTTATACAACTTATTATTGCTTCAATAGATTCACCAAGACTACCTCTTATTATTCCAGTATCTTCATCAATAAGTGATAACAACTTAACTGTCATTTCTTCATCAAATTCTGAAATTTGTAATTTTGCGTATTCAGAAGTTGTAGGTAAGATCTTTTCTCCAACATAAAAAATATCACCATGCCATGGAATATGTGCAATATAATAGATTAGTTGATCAGAAATGAACTCTATAGATTTATTCTTTAAATAATCAATAAAGTTGTCCCAAGTTTCTTTATTATTTATATAATTCCTAAATAACGAGCACATTCCAATAAAATGTTCATCAACATAATTTGATTGAAAAAAGCTTATACTATCAGTGGCTGTTAGTTTTGGTGTTTTTCCAATCATTAACGGGAAAAATAAGTCCTGATAATTTTCTTCTAATAATGTATTACTTCTATTAATACTAAATGCAATATTTTTATGAGTAGGATTTAATTTTAGATATTCCTTGATATTAATCCAATAAGCCTCTTTTTTTTCAACATTATATACTAAACCATAAACAGGCAATGAGTACTTAGACCAGTACTCGTAATGATTTTCAACAGGTATGTTTGCGGTTCTATTTTTTTTATTTATATAAGAAGATCCAGACTTAATTTGAAAGGCAATGCTAATATTTATTGGTTCTTCATCTTTGAAAAACTCAATAATACAGTCAATTCCAAAATCATTTTCTTGTTCAATTTTATGAAAAATTGAGCCATTATCTTCAACTATTCCTTTTAAGAAATTAATACCCTTTTTTGCTGTAATTGAAGTTTTTTTTAATTTTGGCATTATTTTCTCCTGTCAAAGGCGCCGGTCTAACATCCACTTAATCTGGATTGCATAGCAACGTCAGGTTGGAAGCGGGTGTTAGACGTTTTTTTTGTTATGAAAAACTATAGTTATTCATAACACTTTTTAGATTATCGAATTTTTCCATATTTCAATAATCTTTCGACATCCTTTCTTATTTTTTCATAGTCACAATTATCATATTCGTTCTTTTTAAATACTAAATGAGGAACCTCGTCTTGTCCCGGTGATATTCTG from Treponema vincentii harbors:
- a CDS encoding PadR family transcriptional regulator — encoded protein: MRDNISSGALTETTLLVLLALYKELHGYGVKLFIEEKTDGRVVLGMGTLYGAIKNLADKGWIVESSRVDGKVNYIITEAGKEQVKKEANRLHELQLLIKNIRGR
- a CDS encoding winged helix-turn-helix transcriptional regulator, yielding MPTTTRTVLTRQLRQLEKDKLIDRKVFAEVPPHVEYSLSKLGTQFQKVLDEIEIFGLNYIAELNKM
- a CDS encoding SH3 domain-containing protein translates to MKNFCLTLLVSILIITSVFADKNNFYGNGKVIDTMYVNSKEGLKVRGYPSLKSNRLCGLPHRLPVKIIAVGKEETIDEITAPWVEILIPPYEWKDDKAEYGWVFGGYLSHFQPEFIKPKTANQLKEYLKCGNWSLPDKNTYSGEGYREDNHFNFYTKYTYTYSRSRDPDLKDKEVVDSDKAWFFQNYDDDDNQSTWKVLNHHQVEIHWYIPKSIDGIEILEIKPIDEAQCYINGKRYLNKPFVHRHHWHYSDVVKMPLIYKIAYSDDNLPLNIIKGVSTSFFSYWKETQSLFELRYRLISKLIVYGISAKNTQYEQEYRDYWDPIMEEHQKKADSM
- a CDS encoding DUF4365 domain-containing protein, with translation MPKLKKTSITAKKGINFLKGIVEDNGSIFHKIEQENDFGIDCIIEFFKDEEPINISIAFQIKSGSSYINKKNRTANIPVENHYEYWSKYSLPVYGLVYNVEKKEAYWINIKEYLKLNPTHKNIAFSINRSNTLLEENYQDLFFPLMIGKTPKLTATDSISFFQSNYVDEHFIGMCSLFRNYINNKETWDNFIDYLKNKSIEFISDQLIYYIAHIPWHGDIFYVGEKILPTTSEYAKLQISEFDEEMTVKLLSLIDEDTGIIRGSLGESIEAIISCIKNKSAILKSIISNTKYTEMIRYFASMILIYYDKTEVCFIRKYKDIEIINTIIEFVENFGEFNPYM